In a single window of the Anabas testudineus chromosome 17, fAnaTes1.2, whole genome shotgun sequence genome:
- the LOC113171293 gene encoding nucleolin-like isoform X2 yields the protein MAKTNTVRRNRKRKVVSDEISEGDNINIEGQTEAVSSSEQIFETEHDAPIEIIDKKLEDKDRDEQDSQMDAVIEVKGSNPTVTVTWKKKNDKEREGDDLEKSCANGKRKAHNDETSPSKKPKLINDGFCLFVGNLNNSKTFEEVKDSLANYFMKQSLLVQDIRLDRSKKHAYVDLASEMDLTKALKLNGEMILDKPMKIAKARVKSEDKVKVKDLALEKKAKDARCLFLKNVPYNATKEDILKIFHTAIAVRFPGGTEGPSKGVAFVEFKKESTARKVRQKKQGVEIQGRVVIVDFVGETIAARSSQATKANDDSNDTKAAAPQNNTLFVSNLSYNVTEEKLKKVFQKAVNVKIPQARGKPKGFAFLEFATVADAEKALQSSQNIKLCKRTVKVHFCKNPPRQENEKVQKSKTLIVMGLAEKTTAETLTSAFEGALRARIPLDKDTGLSKRFGFVDFESEENCKAVKEAMEDCEINGSKVTVDYARIQGEGGHQGARGGPVRCPADQPAGNRAGRGGHRARGPRGSRGGKTLGAGTPKEAVKEVENKG from the exons ATGGCAAAGACAAAT ACTGTAAGGCgcaacagaaaaaggaaagttgTGTCCGATGAAATTTCAGAAGGCGACAACATTAACATTG AAGGACAAACAGAGGCTGTCTCATCAAGTGAACAGATATTTGAGACAGAGCATGATGCTCCCATCGAGATCATAGATAAGAAACTAGAggataaagacagagatgagCAAG ATTCACAGATGGACGCTGTCATCGAAGTAAAAGGAAGCAATCCCACTGTAACTGTAacctggaagaagaagaatgataAGGAAAGAGAGGGTGATGACTTGGAAAAAAGCTGTG cTAACGGGAAAAGGAAGGCACATAATGATGAGACATCCCCATCAAAGAAACCTAAGCTCATTAATGATG GGTTTTGTCTATTTGTTGGCAACCTGAACAATTCCAAAACATTTGAAGAAGTCAAAGATTCATTGGCAAATTACTTCATGAAACAAAGTCTCCTGGTTCAGGACATCAGACTAGATCGTTCAAA AAAACATGCATATGTAGACTTGGCTTCAGAAATGGACTTGACCAAAGCTTTGAAGTTAAATGGAGAAATGATCCTTGATAAGCCAATGAAGATTGCTAAAGCAAGGGTCAAAAGCGAGGACAAGGTGAAGGTAAAGGATCTGGCACTAGAGAAAAAAG CCAAAGATGCCAGATGTTTATTTCTAAAGAATGTCCCATACAACGCAACAAAAGAAGACATTCTGAAAATATTCCACACAGCCATCGCCGTCCGATTTCCTGGTGGAACTGAAGGCCCAAGCAAAGG CGTCGCTTTTGTGGAGTTTAAAAAAGAATCCACTGCTAGGAAAGTAAGGCAGAAAAAACAAGGAGTCGAGATCCAAGGCCGGGTTGTGATTGTGGACTTTGTGGGAGAAACAATTGCAGCTCGCTCCTCCCAAGCCACCAAAGCTAACGATGACAGCAATGACACAAAAG ctgcagctcctcaaaacaacacattatttGTGAGCAATTTGTCTTACAACGTGACAGAAGAAAAACTCAAGAAGGTGTTTCAGAAAGCCGTAAATGTCAAAATTCCTCAGGCGAGAGGCAAGCCAAAGGG ATTTGCGTTTTTGGAGTTTGCAACAGTGGCAGATGCTGAAAAAGCCCTGCAGTCGTCCCAGAATATAAAGCTCTGCAAAAGGACGGTTAAAGTACATTTCTGCAAAAATCCACCAAGGCAAGAGAATGAAAAAG TCCAAAAGTCAAAAACTCTAATTGTAATGGGCCTCGCTGAGAAGACGACTGCAGAGACTCTTACAAGTGCTTTTGAAGGGGCCCTGAGAGCAAGAATCCCTCTAGATAAAGATACAGGACTCTCAAAGAG GTTTGGTTTTGTGGATTTTGAGAGTGAAGAAAATTGCAAAGCTGTTAAAGAAGCCATGGAGGACTGTGAAATAAATGGCAGCAAGGTAACCGTGGATTATGCAAGAATCCAGGGTGAAGGGGGTCACCAAGGTGCCAGAGGAGGCCCAGTGCGGTGTCCTGCTGACCAGCCTGCAGGTAACAGGGCTGGACGAGGGGGACACAGAGCCAGAGGTCcaagaggcagcagaggag GTAAAACACTTGGAGCTGGTACACCGAAGGAGGCTGTTAAAGAAGTGGAAAATAAAGGCTAA
- the gk5 gene encoding putative glycerol kinase 5, with the protein MGSQRNGFKKESFILSVDVGTTSIRCHVYDKEAKIRGSCTSKVVALYPEVGHVEMDPEALWKSFITVVKGAVQDAGVQMRQIEALGISTQRGTFTTWDRKTGVPFHNFISWQDQRAADLVKSWNRSCTMKGIHGVMKMLYFLTRQKRLLAASLIVFSTQHVTFRLVWALTHYKQVRQAVAEGNCCFGTIDTWLLFKLTKGVHATDYSNASSTGIFDSYQMCWSGFLCSLVSLPLSIFPKVENTSHDFGSTDPSIFGVPIPIMSCGDCIWMADQQAAMFGECCFDVGDVKITMGTGTFMDINTGSKPHTSVTGLYPLVGWKIGPEVVYLAEGNAADTGKAIKWAQELELFSDVRETSAMAYSVSDSDGVCFVPSFSGLQAPLNDPKACASLMGLKPSTTKSHLVRAILESVAFRNKQLFETMLRETHIPITKIRVDGGVSSNDFIMQLTADLFGRKVARPQHHEMSCLGAAFVAGLGVGFWRTREELKKLQSTGEVFLPKDAHKEGAGCQNREYIHTFQSWERALRRSMNWYSKP; encoded by the exons ATGGGGAGTCAGAGGAACGGGTTCAAAAAAGAAAGCTTCATTTTGTCAGTAGACGTCGGTACAACATCAATCAGATGTCACGTCTATGACAAGGAGGCAAAAATCCGAGGATCATGCACCAGCAAG GTTGTTGCCTTGTATCCAGAGGTCGGACATGTGGAGATGGACCCAGAAGCACTATGGAAATCGTTTATCACTGTGGTCAAAGGAGCTGTGCAAG ATGCAGGAGTACAAATGCGACAGATAGAGGCCCTTGGCATCTCAACTCAACGAGGCACCTTTACAACCTGGGACAg GAAAACAGGAGTTCCTTTCCATAACTTCATCAGCTGGCAGGATCAGCGTGCTGCAGACCTAGTGAAGTCCTGGAACAGATCCTGCACAATGAAA GGAATCCATGGTGTGATGAAGATGCTGTATTTCCTGACCCGGCAGAAGCGGTTGCTTGCAGCAAGTCTCATTGTCTTCTCCACTCAGCATGTCACCTTCCGTCTTGTCTGGGCCTTAACACACTACAAGcag GTTCGTCAAGCGGTAGCTGAAGGTAACTGCTGCTTTGGAACAATAGACACCTGGCTGCTCTTTAAACTTACAAAAG GAGTTCATGCCACAGACTACTCTAATGCCAGCTCAACTGGGATATTTGACTCCTATCAG ATGTGTTGGAGTggcttcctctgctctcttgtttctctgcctctctctatTTTCCCCAAAGTAGAAAATACAAG CCATGACTTTGGTTCCACAGATCCATCTATCTTTGGAGTGCCAATTCCAATCATGTCATGTGGTGACTGTATCTGG ATGGCCGACCAGCAGGCGGCAATGTTTGGAGAGTGCTGCTTCGATGTTGGTGATGTGAAGATTACCATGGGAACAGGCACATTCATGGATATCAACACTGGGAGCAAACCACATACATCTGTCACAG GTCTGTATCCTCTGGTGGGGTGGAAGATTGGTCCAGAGGTGGTATACCTGGCAGAAGGCAATGCAGCAGACACTGGTAAAGCCATCAAATGGGCGCAGGAGCTAG AGCTCTTCTCTGACGTCCGGGAAACTAGTGCCATGGCTTACAGTGTCAGTGACTCAGATGGAGTGTGTTTTGTGCCTTCCTTCAGTGGCCTACAG GCTCCTCTGAATGATCCTAAGGCGTGTGCTTCTCTCATGGGTCTCAAACCATCAACCACCAAAAGCCATCTGGTTCGTGCCATACTGGAGTCTGTTGCTTTCAG aaacaagcagctgtttgaaACCATGCTAAGAGAAACTCACATTCCCATCACAAAGATCAG GGTGGACGGTGGTGTTTCTTCCAATGACTTTATCATGCAGCTGACTGCAGATCTGTTTGGCAGAAAGGTTGCCAGACCTCAGCATCATGAGATGTCGTGTTTAGGGGCTGCTTTTGTCGCTGGACTTGGAGTGG GTTTCTGGAGGACCCGGGAAGAGCTGAAGAAGCTCCAGAGCACAGGTGAAGTGTTTTTGCCCAAAGATGCACACAAGGAGGGTGCTGGTTGCCAGAACCGAGAGTATATCCACACTTTCCAGAGCTGGGAGAGAGCTCTCCGGCGGTCTATGAATTGGTACAGCAAGCCTTGA
- the atp1b3a gene encoding sodium/potassium-transporting ATPase subunit beta-3a, whose translation MASTEDKPASKENASSWKDSIYNPRTGELMGRTASSWALILLFYLVFYCFLAGMFALTTWVMLLTLDDYVPRYRDRVPSPGLVILPNVPTITFNKSDPLKYTQYVQDLESFLQRYNDMEQEKNEDCPQGVHFLQDDTEDMTKKVCSFKRNSLSFCSGLSDTNYGYSEGKPCVLLKMNRIIGLKPHGEPYINCTAKTDTPIVIPHYPTGGRIDKMYFPYYGKKAHENYVQPLVAVKLALTKEDYNKELVVECRVEGTNLRNNDERDKYLGRVTFRVKVSE comes from the exons ATGGCGAGCACCGAAGATAAACCGGCCAGCAAGGAGAACGCGTCCAGCTGGAAGGACTCCATCTACAACCCGAGGACCGGGGAGCTGATGGGTCGCACGGCCAGCAGCTGGG CCCTGATTCTGTTGTTCTACTTGGTTTTCTACTGTTTCTTGGCTGGTATGTTCGCCCTGACCACGTGGGTGATGCTGCTCACGCTGGACGACTATGTGCCGAGGTACAGAGACCGCGTTCCCTCTCCAG GTTTGGTGATTCTTCCAAATGTCCCGACTATTACATTCAACAAATCTGACCCGCTCAAATATACACAATACGTCCAAGACCTGGAGTCCTTCCTGCAAA GATATAACGACATGGAGCAGGAGAAGAACGAGGACTGTCCTCAAGGAGTGCATTTTTTGCAGGATGATACGGAGGACATGACAAAGAAAGTCTGTAGCTTCAAGAGGAACTCCCTAAGTTTCTGCTCCGGCCTCTCTGACACCAACTACGGGTATTCTGAGGGGAAGCCCTGCGTTCTGCTGAAGATGAACAGG ATCATTGGCCTGAAGCCCCACGGGGAGCCCTATATCAACTGCACAGCCAAA ACAGACACTCCAATTGTAATACCGCATTACCCCACTGGGGGTCGTATTGACAAGATGTATTTCCCCTACTATGGCAAGAAAGCCCAT GAGAATTACGTTCAGCCTCTGGTGGCTGTGAAACTGGCGCTCACCAAGGAGGACTACAACAAGGAGCTGGTGGTGGAGTGCAGGGTAGAGGGCACCAACCTGCGCAACAACGACGAAAGGGATAAGTACCTGGGCCGCGTCACCTTCAGAGTCAAGGTGTCCGAGTAA
- the LOC113171293 gene encoding nucleolin-like isoform X1, which produces MAKTNTVRRNRKRKVVSDEISEGDNINIEGQTEAVSSSEQIFETEHDAPIEIIDKKLEDKDRDEQDSQMDAVIEVKGSNPTVTVTWKKKNDKEREGDDLEKSCANGKRKAHNDETSPSKKPKLINDGFCLFVGNLNNSKTFEEVKDSLANYFMKQSLLVQDIRLDRSKKHAYVDLASEMDLTKALKLNGEMILDKPMKIAKARVKSEDKVKVKDLALEKKAKDARCLFLKNVPYNATKEDILKIFHTAIAVRFPGGTEGPSKGVAFVEFKKESTARKVRQKKQGVEIQGRVVIVDFVGETIAARSSQATKANDDSNDTKAAAPQNNTLFVSNLSYNVTEEKLKKVFQKAVNVKIPQARGKPKGFAFLEFATVADAEKALQSSQNIKLCKRTVKVHFCKNPPRQENEKVQKSKTLIVMGLAEKTTAETLTSAFEGALRARIPLDKDTGLSKRFGFVDFESEENCKAVKEAMEDCEINGSKVTVDYARIQGEGGHQGARGGPVRCPADQPAGNRAGRGGHRARGPRGSRGGNIYHCCCLEPFSFCTVCVADLI; this is translated from the exons ATGGCAAAGACAAAT ACTGTAAGGCgcaacagaaaaaggaaagttgTGTCCGATGAAATTTCAGAAGGCGACAACATTAACATTG AAGGACAAACAGAGGCTGTCTCATCAAGTGAACAGATATTTGAGACAGAGCATGATGCTCCCATCGAGATCATAGATAAGAAACTAGAggataaagacagagatgagCAAG ATTCACAGATGGACGCTGTCATCGAAGTAAAAGGAAGCAATCCCACTGTAACTGTAacctggaagaagaagaatgataAGGAAAGAGAGGGTGATGACTTGGAAAAAAGCTGTG cTAACGGGAAAAGGAAGGCACATAATGATGAGACATCCCCATCAAAGAAACCTAAGCTCATTAATGATG GGTTTTGTCTATTTGTTGGCAACCTGAACAATTCCAAAACATTTGAAGAAGTCAAAGATTCATTGGCAAATTACTTCATGAAACAAAGTCTCCTGGTTCAGGACATCAGACTAGATCGTTCAAA AAAACATGCATATGTAGACTTGGCTTCAGAAATGGACTTGACCAAAGCTTTGAAGTTAAATGGAGAAATGATCCTTGATAAGCCAATGAAGATTGCTAAAGCAAGGGTCAAAAGCGAGGACAAGGTGAAGGTAAAGGATCTGGCACTAGAGAAAAAAG CCAAAGATGCCAGATGTTTATTTCTAAAGAATGTCCCATACAACGCAACAAAAGAAGACATTCTGAAAATATTCCACACAGCCATCGCCGTCCGATTTCCTGGTGGAACTGAAGGCCCAAGCAAAGG CGTCGCTTTTGTGGAGTTTAAAAAAGAATCCACTGCTAGGAAAGTAAGGCAGAAAAAACAAGGAGTCGAGATCCAAGGCCGGGTTGTGATTGTGGACTTTGTGGGAGAAACAATTGCAGCTCGCTCCTCCCAAGCCACCAAAGCTAACGATGACAGCAATGACACAAAAG ctgcagctcctcaaaacaacacattatttGTGAGCAATTTGTCTTACAACGTGACAGAAGAAAAACTCAAGAAGGTGTTTCAGAAAGCCGTAAATGTCAAAATTCCTCAGGCGAGAGGCAAGCCAAAGGG ATTTGCGTTTTTGGAGTTTGCAACAGTGGCAGATGCTGAAAAAGCCCTGCAGTCGTCCCAGAATATAAAGCTCTGCAAAAGGACGGTTAAAGTACATTTCTGCAAAAATCCACCAAGGCAAGAGAATGAAAAAG TCCAAAAGTCAAAAACTCTAATTGTAATGGGCCTCGCTGAGAAGACGACTGCAGAGACTCTTACAAGTGCTTTTGAAGGGGCCCTGAGAGCAAGAATCCCTCTAGATAAAGATACAGGACTCTCAAAGAG GTTTGGTTTTGTGGATTTTGAGAGTGAAGAAAATTGCAAAGCTGTTAAAGAAGCCATGGAGGACTGTGAAATAAATGGCAGCAAGGTAACCGTGGATTATGCAAGAATCCAGGGTGAAGGGGGTCACCAAGGTGCCAGAGGAGGCCCAGTGCGGTGTCCTGCTGACCAGCCTGCAGGTAACAGGGCTGGACGAGGGGGACACAGAGCCAGAGGTCcaagaggcagcagaggaggTAACATttatcactgttgttgtttagaGCCATTCTCTTTTTGCACAGTTTGTGTTGcagatttaatttga